Within the Silurus meridionalis isolate SWU-2019-XX chromosome 2, ASM1480568v1, whole genome shotgun sequence genome, the region CTGAGCCGCGGCCGCCTGCAGCAGCGCCGCTGCGATGTGAGCTCCGAGAGCCAACTCAAAGCCGCGCTCATGCAGCAGCGCCAGCGCGTAGCTCGCCAAGGAGCACACCTCCGCAATCAGCGCGTAGCGAGCCGACCAGCCGTGCGTAATGGCCCGACACCACACCGGCACCCAGGCGAATATGGGCAGCGTGAACCACTGATCCAGGACAGAGGGCGCGCGGCGCAGCGTGGCCAAGCGCGTCCACTGAACCGGGCCGTACGCCAAAGCCATGAGCGCGAACACGTCCTTTGCGTACGCCGCACGGGATCCTTTATCCTCCTGCTCAGCCAGTACACACCAACCACAATGTAACCCACGTTCACCAGACAGTTAAACGGCATGGCCAGAAACGCAGGCAGCAGATCCACTCTCTTCTCTGCGTAGTGATTGTAGGACATGTCCACCAGCACATTGTCGAAAATGTCAGTGTTTGCCAAAGCGATGCAGAGCAAGAACGGCAGCAAAACGTGCACGACTGCTGACATTTTCAATAATTACCTTATTcaagatattaaaaaaacaagtgcGCAGGTTGTTATTGTTCCGCACTATCTGGACAGGAAAACAACATCCGCTTGTATAGGAAGCACCAGAGCACAAGAGTATCTTTAATATACAATTTAATTCCTTCCCTAAAAAAGCTATATAATTTTAAAGGCAACgataaatgcaaatgtagatTTGTAAGCAATACACTTTTCCATGTATTttcaataaacacaaatacacatattaACACTGGAACCAACTGAGCTTTACTACAATTTCTATATATTCTGAGAGGACTTTTATTTTCCGGATGTACGCAATGACACTGGCCAGGTTAGATCTgctgatcattaaaaaaaaaagtcaactcAATTActtataatatatgatataatacaatccacatacattaaaaaaaatgatagcaaaaaaaaaaaaagatcagtatGCAATGTCAAGAAAACTGTTGATTTCAAGATTAGATGTAAATGCAGTTGATACAATTTTCTAATGGTCGATTTGCAGGACACTTGGTTGACTCTACTCCTTGTCCTTAGTGTTCTTTCAGACCTGGATATTCAAAAAAGACCAAATTTGTTGAAATGTGCATATTTTTAGGCTAATCATATTAAGCGTTTAATGTTCTCAACAACAATTTGTTGGTCAAAAAATTTGCAAGAATCTAATACATACTTTAAATGTCTTCCTGCTCTATCCATCCTGGTTCCATTTATGCGCTTGTTATTGGGCTATCGATCAACTGCTTCAGGTGTGGCAGGAAGCTAAATAATGTCTcctaatcttaaaaaaaaa harbors:
- the tmem187 gene encoding LOW QUALITY PROTEIN: transmembrane protein 187 (The sequence of the model RefSeq protein was modified relative to this genomic sequence to represent the inferred CDS: inserted 3 bases in 2 codons) gives rise to the protein MSAVVHVLLPFLLCIALANTDIFDNVLVDMSYNHYAEKRVDLLPAFLAMPFNCLVNVGYIVVGVYWLXQEDKGSRAAYAKDVFALMALAYGPVQWTRLATLRRAPSVLDQWFTLPIFAWVPVWCRAITHGWSARYALIAEVCSLASYALALLHERGFELALGAHIAAALLQAAAAQRTAGDAVSLRYFIQAAXSCAGFVLLKLLDHELAKFSLFQNLTGHFWSKVCDILQFHYSFCFLTHLTQNAHKHAS